Sequence from the Synergistaceae bacterium genome:
TATTCACATTTCTTAAAGGCTTGGCCGGGTCATTATTATTCATTGAAGCGAGTCCATATGTCCACATTCCCGACGGATAAGTAGGCACTACTCCCCAGTAAATTTTTACGAGCGGAAATACTTTTCGCATTTCTCGTAAAGCCTGCTGCATTAAATCTTTATCTGTGAAGGGCGACTCGGTCAATTCGCTCATCATTGAGTCAGCTGTCATTACTCTTTTTACGTCTTCATAGAATCCTGACTGAAATAATCCCGCCGCAAAATCTACAGGGTCAGTGCTGTCTATAATAACAACGTCAAATTTTTCTGAAGTCTCGCGAATAAATTTCATTGCGTCCATACACTTAAAATCAGCTCTTGAATCACTGAACGAACACCCGGCAAAAGGCAGATATTTTTTTGAGCATTCTACAACTCTTGAGTCAATATCAATTAATGTGCATTTCTTGACACAATCATGCTTCAATACTTCACGCATAATAGCACCATCTCCGCCGCCGATAATTAAAACTTTTTCGGGACTCTTGTGCGCACATAATGGAACATGAGCCATCATTTCAGAGTAGCAGAATTCGTCCTTCTCCGTTAATTGAAATGCTCCGTCTAACATCATAGCCCGCCCGTATTCGTAGGTGTCAGCTATTAATAATTCCTGATACTGCGTTTTTTCCGAGTGTATATATTCTTTGATCTTGAGTGAAAGCGTCAAATTATCAGTACTATACTCAGTCAGCCATAAATCATTAAATCTCTTAGGTCTTGTTACATAATCGCTCATGAGATTGCTTCACCTAAATTTACACCGAGTTCAAAGCATTTAGCTAAATCTTCACTAGTCGGCGAAGTAAATACTTCAATTTCAGGGCCTATTTTTTCGAGTTTAATTTTTTCGGCGAAAACCTGTAAAGCTGTTAATGCTCCCTTGCTCCAGCTGTAAGAGCCTGCTATACCTAAAAATTTATTCTTGGGCGCACGATTTAATAATTTCGAGCATAGAGCATCCATAGGCGGGAATAATAACGTGTTATATGTGCAAGCTAACAAAGCAAGAGCCTTATAACGCCAAATATCACGCAAAACACATGAAATATCAGCTCGCGATACATCATACAATCTGACATCTTTAATTTTTGCGCCGCCCAGTCCTGCACAAACAGCTTCAGCCATTCGTCTTGTATTTCCGTACATTGAGCCGTATACGACAACTGCGCCCTGTTCGCCTTCCTGCCTGCTCCATTTGTCATAAAGATTTATAACCTGCTTTATATCTTCTCTGAATAGAGTCCCATGAGACGGGAATATATTTTTTATTTCAAGAGTTCCGAGTTTTCTTAATGCTCCCTGTACCATGTTTGAATATTTTGCTACGATTGCGGCGTAATATCTTAACATTTCATCTTCCCAGCGTGATTTAATTTTTTTGTCGTCAAAGATTCCGCCCTCATGAGCTCCGAATCCCCCGAATGAGTCATTAGAGAATAATACGCCCGTTGACGCGTCAAAAGTTACCATACTTTCAGGCCAATGAAGCATAGGAACTGTAGCAAATTTCAAAATATGTCCGCCTAAGTCGAGAGTCTCGCCGTCCTTCACTGTTATAATATCGTCTTCGATTCCGTGATAGCCTTTGAGTAACGGCATAGTCTTAGCATTCCCGATAAATTTTAGAGCCGGCCACTTTGTTTTAAGCTGGGCAATTAATCCGGCGTGATCGGGTTCCATGTGATTAATTACGAGATAATTTAACGCCCGCCCGTTGAGTGCTTGAGTTAATTTATTAATATATTCATCGAGCCAAGGGCCTTTTACTGTGTCAATAGCTACTGTTGCATTAGTACCCGTTATGACATAGGCATTATATGCTACACCTTGAGGCAGCGGCCATAATGACTCAAATAAATCCGTCTCATAATCATTTACTCCTACCCACCATGTATCTTTATTAGCTTGTATTGCTTCGTACATGTTTAAATAATTTCTCCCTTCTATGAAATAAAATACTGCAACAATTTTAATATAAACTCGGACAAATTTCAGCGAGAACGCAATTTTTACAATCAGGCTTGCGGGAATGGCAAATTTTCCGGCCGTGTTCGATTATATTCACATGACCGCCTAAGCACCTTTCATCGGGTATGATTGACTCAAGACAGCGCGAGATTTCTTCAGGCGATGCATTTTCCGGCTCAATCTCAAGACGCTTAATAATTCTTGTAATATGAGTATCAACTGGGAATGCAGGCAGCTTGAAATCAAATAACATTACGCAATTTACAGTTTTAGCACCGACTCCGGGTAAAGCACGCAAATATTTTCGCATGTCGTGAAAGGTAAATTTTGCAAGTTTCTTGATTGAGTACTCGCCGAAATCCGAATAAATTCTATTCAAGATCTCTATAATTCTTTCTGCTTTAGTATGACCGAGCCCCGCTGTCTTGATTGCCTGTTCGAGATTCTTAGCTCCTGCCTTCACGACTTCCGGCCAAGTTGGATATAAATTTTTCAGCTGTGTAAATGCTGCGTCGCGATTCTTGTCGTTAGTGTTCTGAGACAATACAGTCAAAATAAGCCCGTCCAAAGGCTCATCGTGTCCAAGTTCAGGCGGACAGGCTTCATTATGATAGATTTCTTCTAGTTTATCGAGCGTGTAAAAAATTTTGCTTATATGTTCCATCTAACTAAATAATTAAATAATAAATAATTACTCTTGATTCTGTGATTGCTCAGAGTTTGACTCGGGCGTTTGAGTTTTCTTGCGCTTCTTTCTGACATCACGGCCGAATTTCTTTTCGAGTCTGATACTATCACCGAGCATTTTCTTGAGTCTTGCTTTAACGAGTCCGTGAACAGTATCATCACTGTATGAGCCGTTTTTTTTCTGCCGGCCTGCACGAACTCCCGTTAAAAGCTCGATTCCCTCATCAATTGTCTTTACTGCCCAGATAGAAAATTTATTGTCTCTCACTGCATTAATAACTTCAGGATTTAACATTAAGTGCCTGATATTTGACTCTGGAATCATGACTCCCTGATTTCCTGTTAAGCCGGTTAATTTGCAGAACTCAAAGAAGCCTTCTATTTTCTCATTGACTCCCCCGATCGGCTGAACATTCCCGAATTGATCTACTGAACCAGTTACGGCGATTCCCTGTTTCAATGGCAGCCCCGACAAAGCAGACAGCAAGCAATATAATTCAGTCGATGACGCGCTATCACCTTCAATGCCTGAATAATTCTGTTCAAATGTAATATGAGCACTAAGACTCAAGGGCATATCTTGAGCATATTTGCGGCCTAAATAACTAGAAAGAATCATCAAGCCTTTATTATGTATGGGCCCGGTCATTTTTACTTCACGTTCGATATTTACGACTCCTTCTTGCCCCATGAAAACATTTGCGGTAATTCTTGAAGGGTGGCCGAATCTCGAATCATTTAAATCAATCACTGATAGGCCGTTAATTTGCCCGACTGACTCGCCGTCCGTGTCTATTCTGAATATACCATCGCCGAACGCTCGCAATAATTTATCGTGATAGAGTCCGGCTCTGTATTCTTTATGCTGAATGGCTTTAATTACATGTTCACGGGTTACGAGTTCCGGATTTCTCCCGGCAATATCAGCCCAAGCATTAGACTCGATTAATAACTCGCGTAAATGCCCGACATCAATAGACAATAAATTTTGATCTTCAGCTTCACGGCTTGACCATTCTATAATTTCAGAGAGTGCAGACGAGTCAAAAGGTTTGAGATTTTCGCGCTTGATAACTTCAGCGATATATTTTGCCATACGCTTTTCACTTGCGGTATTACGGGGCATGTCGACATCAAAACTTGCTTTGATCTTGAAAATTTTGCTGAATTCAGCATCATAATACTGCAGTAACTCATAAATATAGGGGGTGCCTGTCATGATAATTTTCAAGTCCATTTTTATGGGAGCCGGCCTTAATGACGCAACAGGAAGAGCGCCGTATTGTTCGCCTAAATTCTCAATTGCTGCCTCGCCAGTTCGTAAAATTCGCTTGATTGACTCCCATGCCATGAAATTCATTAAAACTTTTTCAGCGTCTAATACAAGAAATCCCCCGTTAGCTTTGTGAAATGCCCCCGCTAAAATTTTCCTGAAATCAGTATATAAATAGCCTTGATGACTTTCATATTCGACTCGTCCGGATAAATTATAATAAGTCGGATTTGTCTCCCATATTACCGGAGCACCTTTTGAGGGGTCATTGCTGACAAATAAATTAGCCTGATAACGGGTAAAATCGACTTCTGCGTTTTCTTCACGTGCGGCAGTAACAAAAGCTCCGAAATTTTCTATAACGTCATCAGACATTTTTGCGAACCAGTTTAATAATTGCTCATTGCCTGAGTATTTCTCGCAAATTTCATTTAGTGACGGAGTTATTGCAGCTCTGCAGATTTCAGCCTCTAACTTGCTTAATTTGTCCTTGAGTGCCTTCTCCATGTCGCGAATTTCACGCATTCCCAGTAAAGTACGTTGAGAAATTTTCTCGCTGGCCTCCTGAAATTTTTTCTGCTGTTCTGAGTCAAGAGATTCATACTCTTCGGGCTTCATTTCGCGTATTATTTTCTTGCCGTTCTCGTCCTTATCAGCAATTAAGGGAATATTAATAAATCCCTGCGGCGTTCTCTTGAGTGAAAATTTTTCTTTAGCTGCCTTAGCTTTTAACTTGTCCATGATTGAGCCGGCTTTTTCCTGAAATTTTTTCACGTGGGAGGCCTTTGCGTCTTCATATTGACTCTGTTCAAATGCTTTGCTGATAGTAATCTTTAAATCTTTTAGCAGTTCTTCGAGGTCATCAGCTAATTTTTTGCCTTTACCTGCCGGGACTGACACAGAAAGAGGCTCTCCGGGCTTGTCGAAATTATATAAATAAAGCCAGTCATCAGGAGCAGGAAGAGTCTGGGCTTTACTCTGTAATCTTTCAAGGGCGTAACTAGTTCTGCCGCTTCCGGGCTGACCTACTAAGAAAATATTATAGCCTCGTCCATTTACAGCGAGTCCGAATTCCATAGCCTCGACTGCTCTTTGCTGGCCGGGTAGTCCTTCAGGCTTGCGGGGCTTTACGATGTGAATATCATTTGTTGAAGAAATTTTCCAGCTCTCGACGGGTTTAATTTTGCGTAAAGAGTCAGCTGTTAATTTCCGCTTTGATAAAATTTGCTGTGAAATATTAATTTTCCTGTTCACTATATAAAATTTTCTCCTTATTTATTCATTAAAGAATTCGTCTATATCTGTTTCCGGTAATGTTAATTTCTTTATTTTATTCGTCAATCTGCTCGGAGTCTTTATAAATCTGCGCAGTCTGTATAAAAATCTCGTATCACCCATTAAATGACGGTCAAGAAACCAGTTTTTATAAAACAATTCCGGCCAAGTTCCTGAACCTACCCGGCGTGCTTTATCTAATGGCTGTGAAAAAATATTTGTCATGAAATCCTGATAATTCTTGTATTCCTGCTCAGAATATTTTTTTTGCGAGTCAGTTTGCCAAGGCCTGCTAACAATATATGCCCATAAATCGTCGTCCTCGTCAATTTCTTTAACGCGTTTAACTACATCTTCAATATTATTATAATCATTTACATTTATGAATGCTTCAGGATTATATTCTTCTGAGACGTAGGGATTCCCCCAGTAAATGGGCACTGTATGAGCCTGAAGACTCGTTAATAATTTCTCGGAAGTATAGCCGTCAAAGCTAGCATTTTCGCAGGCAATAGAAAATTTATAGTGATTCTTGATTTTAATGCTTAACTCTTGCCAATCACAAGAACTGCTTATAACTGTACCGACATTATTTAAATATTTTCCGAGCGATTCTACACGCTTATATTGCGATAAAATATCAAATATCTTTTTCCTGATAGAATCTGCAGATGCGTTTGAGTAAATAAAATTACAGAAACGTTTTTTGCTGCCTAGTAAATTTTTTGCTTCAGACTGGGTTAAATTATTAGTCATTTCAGGCATAATCACTTTACTATCTCCGACAAAAATATGCGGCGGAATTCTCGCGACTCTGTCCCTATATGAAAATTTCCAATTCCAGCATATAGCATAGTCAAATATATTCAAATCCGGTGATATTGCTTCTCTCATGAAACCTATTAAAATCGGCTTGTGATTATTATCAGTCAAAATTTTCCTTAAAG
This genomic interval carries:
- a CDS encoding AAA family ATPase gives rise to the protein MLSKRKLTADSLRKIKPVESWKISSTNDIHIVKPRKPEGLPGQQRAVEAMEFGLAVNGRGYNIFLVGQPGSGRTSYALERLQSKAQTLPAPDDWLYLYNFDKPGEPLSVSVPAGKGKKLADDLEELLKDLKITISKAFEQSQYEDAKASHVKKFQEKAGSIMDKLKAKAAKEKFSLKRTPQGFINIPLIADKDENGKKIIREMKPEEYESLDSEQQKKFQEASEKISQRTLLGMREIRDMEKALKDKLSKLEAEICRAAITPSLNEICEKYSGNEQLLNWFAKMSDDVIENFGAFVTAAREENAEVDFTRYQANLFVSNDPSKGAPVIWETNPTYYNLSGRVEYESHQGYLYTDFRKILAGAFHKANGGFLVLDAEKVLMNFMAWESIKRILRTGEAAIENLGEQYGALPVASLRPAPIKMDLKIIMTGTPYIYELLQYYDAEFSKIFKIKASFDVDMPRNTASEKRMAKYIAEVIKRENLKPFDSSALSEIIEWSSREAEDQNLLSIDVGHLRELLIESNAWADIAGRNPELVTREHVIKAIQHKEYRAGLYHDKLLRAFGDGIFRIDTDGESVGQINGLSVIDLNDSRFGHPSRITANVFMGQEGVVNIEREVKMTGPIHNKGLMILSSYLGRKYAQDMPLSLSAHITFEQNYSGIEGDSASSTELYCLLSALSGLPLKQGIAVTGSVDQFGNVQPIGGVNEKIEGFFEFCKLTGLTGNQGVMIPESNIRHLMLNPEVINAVRDNKFSIWAVKTIDEGIELLTGVRAGRQKKNGSYSDDTVHGLVKARLKKMLGDSIRLEKKFGRDVRKKRKKTQTPESNSEQSQNQE
- a CDS encoding FprA family A-type flavoprotein produces the protein MYEAIQANKDTWWVGVNDYETDLFESLWPLPQGVAYNAYVITGTNATVAIDTVKGPWLDEYINKLTQALNGRALNYLVINHMEPDHAGLIAQLKTKWPALKFIGNAKTMPLLKGYHGIEDDIITVKDGETLDLGGHILKFATVPMLHWPESMVTFDASTGVLFSNDSFGGFGAHEGGIFDDKKIKSRWEDEMLRYYAAIVAKYSNMVQGALRKLGTLEIKNIFPSHGTLFREDIKQVINLYDKWSRQEGEQGAVVVYGSMYGNTRRMAEAVCAGLGGAKIKDVRLYDVSRADISCVLRDIWRYKALALLACTYNTLLFPPMDALCSKLLNRAPKNKFLGIAGSYSWSKGALTALQVFAEKIKLEKIGPEIEVFTSPTSEDLAKCFELGVNLGEAIS
- a CDS encoding endonuclease III, yielding MEHISKIFYTLDKLEEIYHNEACPPELGHDEPLDGLILTVLSQNTNDKNRDAAFTQLKNLYPTWPEVVKAGAKNLEQAIKTAGLGHTKAERIIEILNRIYSDFGEYSIKKLAKFTFHDMRKYLRALPGVGAKTVNCVMLFDFKLPAFPVDTHITRIIKRLEIEPENASPEEISRCLESIIPDERCLGGHVNIIEHGRKICHSRKPDCKNCVLAEICPSLY
- the speE gene encoding polyamine aminopropyltransferase, which encodes MSDYVTRPKRFNDLWLTEYSTDNLTLSLKIKEYIHSEKTQYQELLIADTYEYGRAMMLDGAFQLTEKDEFCYSEMMAHVPLCAHKSPEKVLIIGGGDGAIMREVLKHDCVKKCTLIDIDSRVVECSKKYLPFAGCSFSDSRADFKCMDAMKFIRETSEKFDVVIIDSTDPVDFAAGLFQSGFYEDVKRVMTADSMMSELTESPFTDKDLMQQALREMRKVFPLVKIYWGVVPTYPSGMWTYGLASMNNNDPAKPLRNVN